The following are encoded in a window of Streptococcus pasteurianus genomic DNA:
- a CDS encoding ABC transporter substrate-binding protein: MKVSKLFGGLAVAAASLFLLSACGSSSSEDTSVSDIKDKGTLVVALNPEFAPFEFKTLVDGKDTIVGADVEIAKAIAEELGVDVKFSSMSFNNVLASLQSGKADIAISGISATEERKKAYDFSDPYYEAENVVLIRKTDVDKYTDTDSLDGLSVGTQKGSIQETVASEQLAGAKVVSLTQNSEMINELKNSQIEAVVLEKPIAEGYVANNSDLTIAGITLTSDDADAYAVALPKGSTKLTKKVNKVIKELKESGKINQFIQNAYELSVSDSSDSDD, encoded by the coding sequence ATGAAGGTAAGTAAATTATTTGGTGGTTTAGCAGTAGCGGCGGCTTCGCTTTTCCTATTGTCAGCTTGTGGTTCTAGCAGTTCAGAAGATACATCAGTATCAGATATCAAAGACAAAGGAACACTTGTTGTTGCGTTGAACCCAGAGTTCGCTCCGTTTGAATTTAAAACATTGGTGGACGGCAAAGATACTATTGTTGGGGCTGATGTTGAGATTGCTAAAGCTATTGCAGAAGAACTTGGTGTGGATGTCAAATTTTCATCAATGTCATTTAATAACGTTCTTGCGAGTCTTCAATCTGGCAAAGCAGACATTGCCATCTCAGGAATTTCAGCAACAGAAGAACGTAAGAAAGCTTATGATTTCTCAGATCCTTATTATGAAGCTGAGAATGTTGTTCTTATCAGAAAAACAGATGTTGATAAATATACAGATACAGACTCTTTAGACGGTCTATCAGTTGGTACTCAAAAAGGAAGTATCCAAGAAACAGTTGCTTCTGAACAATTAGCAGGTGCAAAAGTCGTTTCATTGACACAAAACAGTGAAATGATTAACGAATTAAAAAATTCACAAATTGAAGCAGTTGTCCTTGAAAAACCAATTGCCGAAGGTTATGTGGCAAATAACAGTGACCTTACTATTGCAGGTATCACGTTAACGTCAGATGATGCTGATGCCTACGCTGTTGCTCTTCCTAAAGGCAGTACAAAATTAACTAAGAAAGTTAATAAAGTTATCAAGGAATTAAAAGAATCTGGAAAAATTAATCAGTTCATTCAAAATGCTTATGAATTATCAGTAAGTGACTCTAGTGATTCTGACGACTAA
- the glgP gene encoding glycogen/starch/alpha-glucan family phosphorylase, translated as MTTNFINYLQSKGQILAELSNEDIYVALLHYVKDLAAEKPKNTAKRKVYYISAEFLIGKLLSNNLINLGIYKDVKAELAAAGKSIAEVEDVELEPSLGNGGLGRLASCFIDSMSTLGINGEGVGLNYHCGLFKQVFVDNQQEAEANYWIEKDSWLVPTDISYDVPFKDFTLKSRLDRIDVLGYKRDTKNYLNLFDIDGLDYGLIHDGISFDKTEIRQNLTLFLYPDDSDKNGELLRIYQQYFMVSNAAQLLIDEAIERGSNLHDLADYAYVQINDTHPSMVIPELIRLLTEKHDIDFDEAVSIVKNMVGYTNHTILAEALEKWPLDYLNEVVPHLVTIIEKLNTLIASEYSDPAVQIIDEADRVHMAHMDIHFSTSVNGVAALHTEILKNSELKPFYDIYPEKFNNKTNGITFRRWLEFANQDLADYIKELIGDDYLTDATKLEKLLAFADDEAVHAELAEIKHNNKLALKRYLKENKGIELDENSIIDTQIKRFHEYKRQQMNALYIIHKYLEIKSGNLPERKITVIFGGKAAPAYIIAQDIIHLILCLSEVINNDPEVNQYLNVHLVENYNVTVAEHLIPATDISEQISLASKEASGTGNMKFMLNGALTLGTMDGANVEIAELAGMDNIYTFGKDSDTIIDLYATEGYISTDYYENDPVIKEAVDFIVSDELVKYGNAERLERLYNELINKDWFMTLIDLKEYIAVKEQMLADYEDQKVWMTKVVKNIAKAGFFSSDRTIEQYNGEIWHSN; from the coding sequence ATGACAACTAATTTCATAAACTATCTCCAATCAAAAGGGCAAATACTTGCTGAATTGAGCAATGAAGATATTTACGTAGCACTTTTACATTACGTTAAAGACTTGGCAGCTGAAAAACCAAAAAACACAGCAAAACGCAAAGTTTACTACATTTCTGCTGAATTCCTTATCGGAAAACTATTGTCAAACAACCTTATCAACCTTGGCATCTACAAAGATGTTAAAGCTGAATTAGCAGCAGCTGGTAAATCAATTGCCGAAGTAGAAGATGTTGAACTTGAACCATCTCTTGGTAACGGTGGACTTGGTCGTTTAGCATCATGTTTCATTGATTCGATGTCAACACTTGGTATTAACGGTGAAGGTGTTGGTCTTAACTATCACTGCGGACTTTTTAAACAAGTTTTCGTTGATAACCAACAAGAAGCAGAAGCTAACTACTGGATTGAAAAAGATTCATGGCTTGTTCCAACTGATATCAGTTATGATGTGCCATTTAAAGATTTCACACTTAAATCTCGTCTTGACCGTATCGATGTTTTGGGTTATAAACGTGACACTAAAAACTATTTGAACTTGTTTGATATTGACGGTCTTGATTATGGTTTGATTCATGATGGTATTTCATTTGATAAGACGGAAATCAGGCAAAACTTGACACTTTTCCTTTATCCAGATGATTCAGATAAGAACGGTGAATTGCTTCGTATTTACCAACAATATTTCATGGTTTCAAATGCGGCACAGTTATTGATTGATGAAGCTATCGAACGTGGGTCAAACTTGCATGACTTGGCTGATTATGCTTATGTGCAAATCAATGATACTCACCCATCAATGGTCATTCCAGAACTTATCCGTCTTTTGACTGAAAAACATGACATTGACTTTGACGAAGCTGTTTCAATCGTGAAAAATATGGTTGGTTACACTAACCACACTATCTTGGCAGAAGCGCTTGAAAAATGGCCTCTTGACTACCTTAACGAAGTTGTTCCTCATTTGGTAACAATCATTGAAAAATTGAATACATTGATTGCTAGCGAATACTCTGATCCAGCTGTTCAAATTATTGACGAAGCTGACCGTGTTCACATGGCACATATGGATATTCATTTCTCAACATCTGTCAATGGGGTAGCTGCGCTTCACACTGAAATCCTTAAAAACAGTGAGTTGAAACCGTTCTATGATATTTATCCTGAAAAATTCAACAACAAAACAAACGGTATCACATTCCGTCGCTGGCTTGAATTTGCCAACCAAGATTTGGCTGACTATATCAAAGAACTTATCGGCGATGACTACTTGACTGATGCGACTAAGCTTGAAAAATTACTTGCTTTTGCTGATGATGAAGCTGTTCATGCTGAATTGGCTGAAATCAAGCACAATAATAAACTTGCTCTTAAACGTTACCTCAAAGAAAATAAAGGTATTGAACTTGACGAAAACTCAATTATTGATACACAAATCAAACGTTTCCACGAGTACAAACGTCAACAAATGAATGCTCTTTATATTATTCATAAATACCTTGAAATTAAAAGTGGTAACTTACCAGAACGTAAGATTACTGTTATCTTTGGTGGTAAAGCAGCACCTGCTTACATCATTGCCCAAGATATCATTCACTTGATTCTTTGCTTGTCAGAAGTGATTAACAACGACCCAGAAGTTAACCAATACCTAAATGTTCACTTGGTTGAAAACTATAACGTTACCGTTGCTGAACACTTAATTCCTGCGACAGATATTTCTGAACAAATCTCTCTAGCATCAAAAGAAGCTTCAGGGACTGGTAATATGAAATTCATGCTCAACGGTGCATTGACTCTTGGTACAATGGACGGTGCCAATGTTGAAATTGCTGAATTAGCAGGAATGGATAATATTTATACATTTGGTAAAGATTCTGATACTATCATTGATCTTTATGCAACGGAAGGTTATATATCAACTGATTACTATGAAAATGACCCAGTTATCAAAGAAGCTGTTGACTTCATCGTTAGTGATGAATTAGTGAAATATGGTAATGCAGAACGTCTTGAGCGTCTTTACAATGAATTGATTAACAAAGACTGGTTCATGACTTTGATTGACCTTAAAGAATACATTGCTGTTAAAGAACAAATGCTTGCTGATTACGAAGACCAAAAAGTTTGGATGACAAAAGTCGTTAAAAATATTGCCAAAGCTGGTTTCTTCTCATCAGACCGTACAATTGAACAATACAACGGCGAAATCTGGCACAGCAACTAA
- the malQ gene encoding 4-alpha-glucanotransferase, whose protein sequence is MKKRASGVLMHITSLPGKQGVGTFGQEAYDFVDFLVETDQTYWQILPLTTTSYGDSPYQSFSATAGNTHLIDLELLSEQGYLDKKDFETVNFGDDLESVDYARIFELRRPILEKAVKAFLSQKENIEALAEFEKDTSWLQDFADFIAIKEFFDNKALQEWDDKAVVRREEKALETYRAKLKDAILYHKVTQYFFYQQWAKLKAYANENGIEIIGDMPIYVSADSVEVWTMPELFKVDSDKNPICIAGVPADEFSDDGQLWGNPIYDWKNHAKTNYAWWVYRIQEGFKLYDLLRIDHFKGFSDYWEIRGDYETANDGSWEPGPGRALFDVVKDKLGDLPIIAENLGYIDEKAEQLLTDTAFPGMKILEFGFYDTEGKSIDAPHNCNKNSVAYTGTHDNEVINGWYDNLTAEQKAFVNAYTHRSDDEPITQAMLRTLFVTVSDVAIATMQDLLDKPADSRMNIPNTVGGNWQWRMLKEDLTDERKAFLKDITALYCRKNTFKTITKEEKATKNDN, encoded by the coding sequence ATGAAAAAACGTGCAAGTGGTGTATTGATGCATATCACATCGCTACCTGGAAAGCAAGGGGTGGGAACATTCGGACAAGAAGCCTATGACTTTGTTGATTTCTTAGTTGAAACTGACCAAACATACTGGCAAATTTTACCACTAACAACGACAAGTTATGGTGATTCCCCTTATCAATCGTTCTCAGCTACTGCGGGAAATACGCATCTGATTGACCTTGAACTCCTTAGTGAACAAGGTTACCTTGATAAAAAAGATTTTGAAACCGTTAATTTTGGTGATGATTTAGAGTCTGTTGACTACGCTCGTATTTTTGAATTGCGCCGTCCTATTTTGGAAAAAGCAGTTAAAGCCTTCTTGAGTCAAAAGGAAAATATTGAAGCCTTAGCTGAATTTGAAAAAGATACGAGCTGGCTACAAGATTTTGCAGACTTCATAGCAATTAAAGAATTTTTTGATAACAAAGCTCTACAAGAATGGGACGATAAAGCGGTTGTTAGACGAGAAGAAAAGGCTCTTGAAACTTACCGTGCTAAATTAAAAGACGCTATTCTTTACCATAAAGTCACTCAATATTTCTTCTATCAACAATGGGCTAAACTCAAAGCTTATGCTAATGAAAATGGTATTGAAATTATTGGTGATATGCCAATTTATGTTTCAGCTGATAGTGTTGAAGTATGGACAATGCCTGAACTCTTCAAAGTAGATAGTGATAAAAATCCAATTTGCATTGCCGGTGTTCCTGCGGATGAATTCAGTGATGATGGTCAGCTCTGGGGAAATCCAATTTATGATTGGAAAAATCATGCTAAGACAAATTACGCTTGGTGGGTTTACCGTATTCAAGAAGGCTTCAAATTGTATGACCTTCTTCGTATTGACCATTTCAAAGGCTTCTCAGATTATTGGGAAATCCGTGGTGACTACGAAACAGCAAATGACGGTAGTTGGGAACCAGGTCCAGGACGTGCTTTATTTGATGTTGTCAAAGACAAACTTGGTGACCTTCCGATTATCGCTGAAAACCTTGGTTACATCGACGAAAAAGCTGAACAGTTATTGACAGATACAGCTTTCCCAGGCATGAAAATTCTTGAATTTGGCTTCTATGACACCGAAGGAAAGAGTATTGATGCTCCTCATAACTGTAATAAAAATAGCGTTGCTTATACAGGAACACACGATAATGAAGTTATCAACGGTTGGTATGACAACTTGACTGCCGAGCAAAAAGCATTTGTGAATGCTTACACTCACCGTAGTGACGATGAACCGATTACACAAGCTATGCTTCGGACATTGTTTGTGACTGTTAGTGATGTTGCGATTGCGACAATGCAAGATCTACTTGATAAACCAGCTGATAGCCGTATGAATATTCCAAATACTGTTGGTGGCAACTGGCAATGGCGTATGCTTAAAGAAGATTTGACAGATGAGCGCAAAGCTTTCTTGAAAGATATTACAGCACTTTACTGCCGCAAAAATACATTTAAAACGATAACTAAAGAAGAAAAGGCGACTAAAAATGACAACTAA
- a CDS encoding LacI family DNA-binding transcriptional regulator, producing the protein MVTIKDVAAEAGVNPSTVSRVLKDNKSISQKTKDKVRKAMADLGYVPNVAAQMLASGLTYNVGLIFPPLITPDRLNEPFFMQILSTITSEAKLNDFTVSIATGMTVDELEEQVKLMYRQKRVDGFIILYSDPDDPVRKYLMDNDVPFVIVGAPEGFENDITYIDNDNQLMGKKAVEYLYQKGHREILFVTDDLKSEVSSERYFGYLRGMEKLELDSNPALLFDRRDPMVLEELIQKIEESKATALIVIADTISVRITQFLSYYQLSVPDDISIITFNNSAYSTLVHPYLTTFDINVSNLGRISFRRLVELIKSPKTAITEKIIVPFTLRERESVRQLHVDD; encoded by the coding sequence ATGGTTACAATAAAAGATGTAGCGGCTGAAGCTGGCGTGAATCCTTCAACAGTTAGCCGCGTTTTAAAAGATAATAAATCCATTTCTCAGAAAACAAAAGATAAAGTTCGGAAAGCGATGGCAGATCTTGGTTATGTGCCCAATGTTGCCGCGCAAATGTTAGCAAGCGGTTTAACTTATAACGTTGGTTTGATTTTTCCACCATTAATTACTCCAGATCGTTTGAATGAACCTTTCTTTATGCAAATTTTGTCAACAATTACAAGTGAAGCAAAGCTAAATGATTTTACGGTATCAATCGCAACAGGGATGACGGTTGATGAACTTGAAGAACAGGTTAAATTGATGTATCGTCAGAAGCGTGTTGATGGTTTTATTATCCTTTATTCTGACCCTGATGATCCTGTTCGTAAGTATTTAATGGACAATGACGTGCCATTTGTTATCGTAGGAGCACCAGAAGGTTTTGAAAACGACATTACTTATATTGATAATGATAACCAATTAATGGGGAAAAAAGCAGTAGAATACCTTTACCAAAAAGGACATCGTGAGATTCTTTTTGTAACAGATGATTTAAAATCTGAAGTGTCATCAGAACGTTATTTTGGTTACCTACGTGGCATGGAGAAATTAGAGCTTGATAGCAATCCTGCACTCTTATTTGACCGTAGAGATCCTATGGTATTAGAAGAACTAATTCAAAAAATCGAAGAGAGCAAAGCAACCGCTTTAATTGTTATTGCAGATACGATTTCGGTTAGAATTACGCAGTTTTTATCTTATTATCAATTGAGTGTACCTGATGATATTTCGATTATTACTTTCAATAACTCAGCATATTCAACCCTAGTTCACCCGTATTTAACAACCTTTGATATTAATGTTTCAAATCTTGGACGAATAAGTTTTAGAAGATTGGTAGAGTTGATTAAATCGCCTAAAACAGCTATTACTGAAAAAATTATTGTTCCATTTACGCTTAGAGAACGTGAAAGTGTACGCCAATTACACGTTGATGATTAA
- a CDS encoding extracellular solute-binding protein: protein MKKNTWKKMVLAGAGLTLAGSVLVACSNSSSNSSSSSSSKTIKLWVPTGAKESYSEVVKQFEEESGYTVKVVESNDSKAQENVKKDPEKAADVFSLPHDQLGQLVESGVIQEVPEEYANEIAENDTDQAVAGAQYNGKTYAFPFGIESQVLFYNKSKLSEEDVTNYETITSKATFGATFKSMNAYATAPLFMSVGDTLFGKDGETVDGTNWGNEAGVSVLQWISDQNSNSGFVNLTAENAMSKFGDGSVAAIETGPWDLSAAQEAIGEENLGIAVYPTVTIGGNTVQQKAFLGVKLFAVNQAPAGSDTDRIAASYKLASMLTSAESQENQFTYEGRNIIPANKEVQESDTVQSNELAQAVIKMASSSDYTVVTPKLSQMTTFWTESAALLSDVYNGKIQSSDYLTKLQEFDADLAAAE, encoded by the coding sequence ATGAAGAAGAATACATGGAAAAAAATGGTCCTTGCTGGTGCAGGTCTTACACTCGCAGGTAGCGTATTAGTCGCTTGCTCAAATTCCTCATCAAATAGTTCAAGCTCTTCATCAAGCAAGACTATTAAATTATGGGTTCCAACAGGCGCTAAAGAATCTTATTCAGAAGTCGTTAAACAATTCGAAGAAGAATCTGGCTACACTGTAAAAGTTGTTGAATCAAACGATTCAAAAGCACAAGAAAATGTAAAAAAAGACCCAGAAAAAGCTGCTGATGTCTTTTCACTCCCACATGACCAACTTGGTCAATTAGTAGAATCTGGTGTTATTCAAGAAGTTCCAGAAGAATATGCCAACGAAATTGCTGAAAACGATACCGACCAAGCAGTTGCTGGTGCTCAATACAATGGTAAAACATACGCCTTCCCATTCGGTATTGAATCACAAGTTCTCTTCTATAATAAGTCTAAACTTTCTGAAGAGGATGTTACTAACTATGAGACAATTACAAGCAAAGCTACATTTGGTGCTACTTTCAAATCAATGAATGCTTACGCTACTGCCCCACTTTTCATGTCAGTTGGTGACACATTGTTCGGAAAAGACGGTGAAACAGTTGATGGCACAAACTGGGGTAACGAAGCTGGTGTATCTGTCCTTCAATGGATTTCAGACCAAAACTCAAACAGCGGATTTGTTAACCTAACAGCTGAAAACGCTATGTCTAAATTTGGTGATGGTAGCGTTGCTGCGATCGAAACAGGACCATGGGATTTGTCAGCTGCACAAGAAGCTATCGGTGAAGAAAATCTCGGTATCGCTGTTTACCCTACTGTAACAATCGGTGGAAATACTGTTCAACAAAAAGCTTTCCTTGGTGTTAAACTTTTTGCTGTAAACCAAGCACCTGCTGGTTCTGACACAGACCGTATCGCTGCTTCTTACAAACTTGCTTCAATGTTGACTAGCGCTGAAAGCCAAGAAAACCAATTTACCTATGAAGGACGTAACATCATCCCAGCAAACAAAGAAGTTCAAGAATCTGATACCGTTCAATCAAACGAATTGGCACAAGCAGTCATCAAGATGGCATCATCATCTGACTACACAGTTGTTACACCTAAACTTAGTCAAATGACAACATTCTGGACTGAAAGTGCTGCTCTTCTCAGCGATGTCTATAATGGTAAAATTCAAAGTAGTGACTACCTCACTAAATTACAAGAATTTGACGCAGATTTAGCTGCTGCTGAGTAA
- a CDS encoding carbohydrate ABC transporter permease produces MINSQYFDSVPVKEVFKKGGFDTKLSFLIMGFSNFYHKQIIKGCLFLLSEILFLIAFVTSIIPSLQGLITLGTQEQGLVEKTVGGIKMKVAVEGDNSMLMLIFGLAALIFCLVFAYIYWCNLKSARNLYVLDKENKKIPTFKEDFETLANGRFHMTLMAIPMIGVLLFTILPLIYMICLAFTSYDHNHLPPKSLFDWVGFTNFGNIFNGRMAGTFFPVLSWTLIWAVFATVTNFFFGIILALIINTKGLKLKKMWRTIFVIIIAVPQFISLLIMRNLLSDAGPINAILEKIGLVSAANPLPFLSDPLWAKFSIIIVNMWVGIPVTMLVATGIIMNLPQEQIEAAEIDGASKFQIFKSITFPQILLVMMPNLIQQFIGNINNFNVIYLLTGGGPTNSNFYQAGSTDLLVTWLYNLTVTAADYNLASVIGIIIFVLSAVFSLLAYTRTSSYKEGVAK; encoded by the coding sequence ATGATTAATTCACAATATTTTGACAGTGTACCTGTTAAAGAAGTTTTCAAAAAAGGTGGCTTTGATACTAAACTGTCATTTCTGATTATGGGATTTTCAAATTTCTATCATAAACAGATTATTAAGGGATGTTTATTCTTACTTTCAGAAATCCTATTTTTGATTGCTTTTGTTACTTCAATTATTCCGAGTTTGCAAGGGTTAATCACTTTGGGTACGCAAGAACAAGGACTTGTTGAGAAAACAGTTGGTGGCATTAAGATGAAAGTCGCTGTTGAGGGTGATAACTCAATGTTAATGCTAATCTTCGGTTTAGCAGCCTTGATTTTCTGCCTTGTCTTTGCTTACATTTACTGGTGTAACCTAAAAAGTGCGCGTAATCTTTATGTTCTAGATAAAGAAAACAAAAAGATTCCAACGTTCAAAGAAGATTTTGAAACACTTGCTAATGGTCGTTTCCACATGACTTTGATGGCAATTCCAATGATTGGTGTTCTGCTCTTTACCATCTTACCATTGATTTACATGATTTGTTTGGCATTTACAAGTTATGACCACAATCACCTACCACCAAAGAGTCTCTTTGATTGGGTTGGTTTCACTAACTTTGGTAATATCTTCAACGGTCGTATGGCAGGAACATTCTTCCCAGTGCTTTCTTGGACCTTGATTTGGGCAGTATTTGCCACAGTAACAAACTTCTTCTTTGGTATTATTTTAGCTCTTATTATCAATACTAAAGGTTTGAAATTGAAGAAAATGTGGCGAACAATCTTTGTTATTATCATTGCGGTGCCACAATTCATTTCACTTCTTATCATGAGAAACTTGCTTAGCGATGCTGGTCCAATCAATGCTATTCTTGAAAAAATCGGACTCGTCTCAGCTGCCAATCCATTGCCATTCTTATCTGATCCGCTTTGGGCCAAGTTCTCAATTATCATCGTTAACATGTGGGTTGGTATTCCTGTAACAATGTTGGTTGCTACTGGTATCATCATGAACTTGCCACAAGAGCAAATTGAAGCTGCTGAAATTGACGGAGCAAGCAAATTCCAGATTTTCAAATCAATCACATTTCCTCAAATTTTACTGGTTATGATGCCGAACTTGATTCAACAATTTATCGGTAACATCAACAACTTCAACGTTATCTACCTCCTTACTGGTGGTGGTCCTACTAACTCTAATTTCTATCAAGCTGGTAGCACAGACTTGCTTGTTACATGGCTTTACAATTTGACAGTTACTGCAGCAGACTACAACCTTGCTTCTGTTATCGGTATCATCATCTTTGTTCTTTCTGCCGTGTTCAGTCTTCTAGCTTACACAAGAACAAGTTCTTATAAGGAAGGGGTTGCGAAATAA
- a CDS encoding sugar ABC transporter permease: protein MKNQKRLRLTFVYILLIVLSIIWLFPIVWVVLTSFRGEGTAYVNYFIPKTWTLDNYIKLFTSDAFPFGQWFLNTLLVATASCIIATFITVAMAYSLSRIKFKHRNGFLKLALVLNMFPGFMSMIAVYYILKAFNLDQTLLALVLVYSAGAALGFYIAKGFFDTIPYSLDESAMIDGATRADIFFKITLPLSKPIIVYTALMAFIGPWIDFIFAKVILGDATSKYTVAIGLFSMLQQDTINDWFMSFTAGSVIIAIPITLLFMFMQKYYVEGITGGSVK, encoded by the coding sequence ATGAAAAACCAAAAACGATTAAGATTGACGTTTGTCTATATTTTACTGATTGTTTTATCAATCATCTGGCTCTTTCCAATTGTTTGGGTTGTCCTTACAAGTTTCCGTGGCGAAGGAACAGCTTATGTTAACTATTTCATTCCAAAAACTTGGACGCTGGATAATTATATCAAATTATTCACATCAGATGCCTTTCCTTTTGGACAATGGTTCTTAAATACATTGCTAGTTGCAACAGCATCTTGTATCATAGCAACCTTTATCACGGTTGCTATGGCTTACTCACTCAGTCGTATCAAATTTAAACACCGCAACGGTTTCTTGAAACTAGCACTTGTGCTTAATATGTTCCCTGGCTTTATGAGTATGATTGCCGTTTACTACATCTTAAAAGCCTTTAACCTTGACCAAACACTTCTTGCCCTTGTCTTGGTTTACTCAGCTGGTGCAGCACTAGGCTTCTATATTGCCAAAGGGTTCTTTGATACAATTCCTTACTCACTTGATGAATCTGCCATGATTGATGGAGCAACACGCGCTGATATTTTCTTTAAAATCACACTTCCTCTTTCAAAACCAATTATCGTTTATACAGCGCTTATGGCTTTCATCGGACCTTGGATTGACTTCATCTTTGCTAAGGTTATCTTAGGAGATGCGACAAGTAAATACACCGTTGCCATTGGACTCTTCTCAATGTTGCAACAAGATACCATCAATGATTGGTTCATGTCATTTACAGCAGGTTCAGTTATTATCGCCATTCCAATCACATTACTCTTCATGTTTATGCAAAAATACTACGTGGAAGGTATTACAGGCGGTTCTGTTAAATAA
- a CDS encoding 8-oxo-dGTP diphosphatase, protein MSRAQSVILTNMCLIEDGQGNVVMQIRDPKRYRWSGYALPGGHIEPHEGLVESVIREVKEETGLTINDPQLVGMKHWYTKEDERYLVFLYRASDYVGDIHSTDEGEIKWIPRKELPKLDLAYDMLNLLRVFEEDDLNELFYRERLKDDFLREFW, encoded by the coding sequence ATGTCACGTGCACAGAGTGTGATTTTAACAAATATGTGCTTAATTGAGGATGGTCAGGGAAATGTTGTCATGCAGATTCGTGACCCAAAACGTTATCGTTGGTCTGGTTATGCGCTTCCTGGAGGGCATATTGAGCCACACGAAGGTTTGGTTGAGTCTGTTATTCGTGAAGTTAAGGAAGAAACTGGTTTGACGATTAACGATCCACAATTAGTAGGAATGAAACATTGGTACACTAAAGAAGATGAACGCTACCTTGTTTTCTTATATCGAGCTTCTGACTACGTCGGTGATATTCATTCGACTGACGAGGGCGAAATTAAATGGATTCCTCGCAAGGAATTACCAAAACTAGATTTAGCTTATGATATGCTCAATTTGCTTCGCGTTTTCGAGGAAGATGACCTCAACGAACTCTTTTACCGTGAACGTTTGAAAGATGATTTCTTACGCGAATTTTGGTAA